The following DNA comes from Musa acuminata AAA Group cultivar baxijiao chromosome BXJ1-4, Cavendish_Baxijiao_AAA, whole genome shotgun sequence.
ttcatattaaaaaaatactatcaaAACATCAAATTATATATGTTCAACTCAAGGattgcaatttcgtaccgtaccgaagttttgATCTCAGCTTGGTACGGTACGAGCATagatgttaaaaaataaaaaaaagaggcggcgttgcctcgtttcttctccccgcgcagatgaggagaagtcgtTGACTACGCCGAGGCCTCgtcacctcagacgaggaggaggtgACATTTCATTTGTGGCATCCGACGAGGGAGGGCAGTGACAGATCGGGATTGTCGAGGGAGAGCGGcatcggatctccaggttctcccttttcttctccctctttttccttctccctcggctaataccgcccGCTACGGTAATGGGGCGAAAACAACCCCAATCTATGATATCGCCCAGTAGCGGGCGGTCCATGTATCGGTCTATTGGCGGAtcgatatcattcgaaattaaaatccttagtTCAACTATCTATAAAGCATTTAAGTATTAAGTTATTTAATTCTAATAATAAACACAATAAAACAAAAGAAGATTTATAGTAAAATTCCAACAATTTCATTAATAAAGTCAATGATTATAAACGTCCACGGAAATCATCAACATCATTAGGGGGAAGGGGTCCATGCACGAGAGGAAAGGGGATGTTGCCACACTTGATAGAGACACCTCCAGGGGTCATGTTTGTTAGAGAGGAAGCATTTGACATTGGAGGAAATAGCCATGACAAATGTGCACTCGGAAttgtggccattggagaggaaggATCAATGGAGGAAGCACCCATCATGGCTGTACACACAAGGTCACTACCACTAGAGAGGAAGCAAATGGAAGTGGAGGGAGGAAAATTGGTTTCAAATATAGCAAGATCGATAGGGTTTATGACGTGCGAGGGGGGAGTAGGGGGGTACAAACTGTGACTTATTCCTTATTTGGTCTGGACTGAACCACTTCGTTCAGTTTCAAATTGAGCTGGTCAAACCACTTGACATTTCTAGTGTAACTTGGGTTTGGTTGCTTGGGTTGGACCAAGCGAGTACTCGAGCTGCACATTGCTAGGCACTTGCCTAGGTGGTGCTCGAGTGAAGTTGCTATAGTTGAGGTGCTCGGGGCTCACCTCGCGTCGCCCGAACTCCTAGGTGAGTGGTCGGTGACAACACTGGTGGAATCTATAGCTGGTTGTCTTAaattcttaataagtttatgaggAAATAGAGATGATTTTTCAATTTCCCATTATTGTATTTGACATGACCATTTAATTTGGTCTGCTGTTGTATTTTTATTAGGAATTGCTAGCTCACAAGGATCTTTGCTCTAGAAATAAACATACCATGAAGCTGATCAATAGGATTTGCATTACATATTTTAACCAAGGAAATAATATCTATACATTAGTATGCATAGATATGTGTAACACATTGCCCTTCTAGTGCTAATGTACTGTGAGGGGATGCTTAATTGTACTTGTAAACAAGGGCTTTTTTCTGTGACTCACTTTACTCGGTGCAGGTTGGGGTTGAACCAGATATTGTGCTCTTTTTTGACTGCCCTGAGGAGGAGATGGTTAAACGAGTACTAAACCGTAATCAGGTTGTTGTTGCTTTAATGACTTTGATTCTCAATATTTCCAAAATTTATAATTCTTTGGATTTGAGTTGATTATTACTGCAAGTGATCAATTTGTCCAGGGAAGAGTTGATGATAATATTGATACAATGAAGAAACGTCTCGAAGTGTTCAAGAAACTGAATCTTCCTGTAATAGATTATTACTCTGCAAAAGGAAAAGTTTGCAaggtaatttgaaaataataggccATGAATTTGTTTTTGTTAGGACTGGTATTTATAACACTTCCCCTTTCACTTTCTTCAGTTTTTAGATCCTGTTCTACATATTCCTGTACCAGAATGACATATACTATATGCCTCATCTTGATATACTGAGTCACTCGAATgtctatatatttttatatattttaatggatGCCATTCTTTTGTGTTCCCTTTAGGTGTTGTGGTTGTTTGGTGTTTTGGTGTTTTTGTGGAAATTCATTTTGTCTAGAAACATTATCTTATCACAACACTAAAGCAGTTCATCACTTTATTGGATATTTATGTTCAATATTTCCACTTGATACATGAAGTTTTTTACTTAGGTTATTAGAGTTCCAATCTTTTCCTGCATTAAACATGTGAATGGTGAAAGATTAAGAGCACCTATGCTGGATGCTATGGTAATTGATATTTTGAATGAGCTTTCTTTTAAATTTGTACCAAAACTTTCCAGCATTTTTTCAAGCTACAATTTCTTTAAATGCCTGATTGCTGAGCCTTAAATTATTTGGAAAACTTATAAAATGCTTATATCGTAGGAGAGTCCACTACTAGTTTAGTTTTGGATGGCAGACATGCCAGTGTTGTCCTGTTGGAGTTTTAACGGCAAGATGAGGTTCTGACATCTCCTTGGTTTGTTATATTTCTGTTATAATGATGTCATTACCCTGATATTTAGCAGTCACATTAGGAAATTTGGTTAAATGGAGTCAGTTCGAGTCACTGTCATGCTAAATTAGTGAAATAGAGTGAGAAGAGCAACTAACAAATGGcagaaagaggaaagagaaagatATGAGGTTCTGTGTCAACTGCCAAAAACGAAAACTTGTTTACCTTTAACTTATACTTTGTGATGGTTCACTCTCATCTATCTAGGGCGTGAACCCTAAGCAAACCTATTCTGATCTAAATTATTGATATAATGGAAAATGATTGTCAACATGAGTCCAAAGCTCCAAATAGCTAAATACTAACAAAAATAACTAACTGTTCTTCCTCAAATTCATCTTTAGGCCCTGATGAGTTAGCAAATCAAGCCCATATTATGCATGCACAAATTAATGTGTTTTTCATTGAAGCACCCAAACATTATATATAACTCGGTTTAAATGAATTTTAGAATCTCAAGTTCCAGTCCGAGAAAGTTACTACTGTTATTATACCTGCAAATAGCAGAAATAGTTTTAATCATTTAATAGTAAAGTATAAAAAAATGTAAATCTGATTCAATTTGCATTGTTTTTTGTTCTTGAAATGGAGATTTCATCTcagtttatttaattttaatctttTACTAATTAGTGTCTCCAAGTGTCATATATTAAACTAGAAGATGTATGATCATTTATTCATCCATCCAGTGAATCAAAGTTCTTAATTAAATAACTTGTGGTAGCAGTTATAAAAAATTTTATGGTAAAGTGCTGTTAGAGTTTTGCTTTCCTACCCAGTagaatttgatttatcatttttttgAGCATATTCTCTGTGTTAACACTTAACAGTAATATCACTGTGTGCAGATTAATGCAGTAGGAACTGTGAATGAGGTTTTTGAAAAAGTTCAACCAGTCCTTGCTGCCTTGAGGTACTGGTTCCATGATGCCAGCATAATTAGTATCATTGACACAATACTTTTAGTTGCCATACATTGTTATCAATTAATGTtgcaaataaattatttttttactaagagACTACCTTTTCCATGGTAATCAAACATTAGATATGGTTAAGTGGAAGAGaaagttcttttttttctctttgcacATTCTTGAAAGTTAACAGCGATTTACAAAGCACTAGGTGCCAAGGTCCTAAGGTACTCGAGGGCGCTAGTCACTAGCTCAAGCGAAGTGAGGcactataaaatattaaaatataaaaaaatatataatacaattgataaatatgattatgtaaataaaaatacgatattaaattaaaaagatctaaAGTATCAACTACCAAGTCAtattatccatcttctaataacaaaaatgtcaaaagacttaaaacaataaagttttacatcaaattcaattatcatcataattaacattgtcattttcaaacatatcatcaattttcttttcctcattcatttttatcaaaatatgtttcGTCTTCGACAATGACAAGAGATGAATTTGAGGCCTTTGTACTTATTTTTGCCTTTATTATATGTCTTGTATATATCTGTAATTCTCTAAACACCTAAGGCTCTTGCCACATCTTCCCATATCAAGCTGTCATATTTAAATATAAGCTCATATTCAGCATCTTACAAGTTCGCTCTATTCCCCATCGATCacttatttgaatcatcaatgtctATAATGAGATCGGATCAATGGTATTTCGCAAATTATGACGAGCCTTTaatgcttgattatactttatataaaccaGACATGTAATCATTGATGCTCTAACCGATTTCTTTTTTGTATGAATCTATCATGCCATgtaatttaaaaaagaatatattaattaaaataaaaatattctgtgatccttacatgctcaaaaaCACTCTAATTTCGCTCACAACCTGCAGCACTACAAGTCAAATTAAGAATTTTGATAGTTAATTACTATAAATTCGGAGTGAAATTTCCAAATAGATTTCACAATCTAACTGCAAAATTTACTTTATTAACAATAATATATTatacatgaaattaattatataaatttataaatacctGGGGATGTAGTTGTCCTAGATTGAACTACCATTGAAATTCCAAAAAGACTATCGACATTCTTATGTAAAGATAATTCATGTATGATCTTATCTTGCACCTCAAGGCTTAGAACTAATTTTGCACCCATTTACAACTTCTGCATCAAACTTAATGTAGGtgttcttataaaaaaattttgggttcaaataatatcttgttgCATGTAATGAacaatgaagttgacaattccatctttcatcaatgattgcaaatattttcttatactttTCTTCATTTCCATCAGAAGACTTTTTAATCGTCTTCTTtgttctatccatagcctcataaataattGACTTTTATGACTGAAAAAAAAGTGCAAAGGAATGAATCTTATGAAATTTTATTTGAGGATAATGTTGAATATATtagagatgatgaagaagaagattattttgAAAGTATCAATCCAAGTCGGAAAAGAGTATatgacagaaaagaaaaagaagccatGGTTGTTAGGAAGGATAAACAAGGACCGATGGACTTGTATATGTATCAAGGGCCACAAATGCAACAAGGGCAATCAGGagcaaaattaagacaaacaaatataagtgatactTGTGATAAGGAAATAAGGGGAAGAACAATTTAGCACATTGCTTATTTGTTcgatcaggctggtcttcccttTAGTAATTGTTGTTTAGACAATTTTAAagagatgattgaagctattggaagatatggtgggaGATTAAAACCTCTATGCTATTTTATAAGTATAGTAGTAGTCTGTAGCTTGGTTTAATCAAACCAACTAGCCACTGTTTAACCGAATCGGATTTAATAGTCTGGTTCGGCTACTTCGTTTGAACCAGGTGCTTACCCGAGGCGCTTGATGCCTGGGTTCAGGTGAGTGCCTAGGCGGCACTTCATTGAAGCGCACCACCTCGTTAAGGCCTGAGGATGTTGGGCCTTGCCTCGCCGCACCTGAGTGCTTAGTCGAACAGTTGGGTGCCAATTTAAACCCTTGAAAGTTAATAGGTTAAGGTAAAAAGGGTGACAATTGTAGAAGGCTTTGACAGATATAGGGTTTAAGAAGGGGTAATTTATGCAGTCTTACCATTTCAAGTGGTAGGCTTttctattatattaaatttttgagGAACATAACAATAATGATTTCTAATGATTAATAATTTCTTGATAGTAAGGTTTTAAATATTGACAGGACGGGAATTTTGGTATGTTGTAGGCATAATATAACTTGGCATAAAATGGTTGGTACACCCCTTATGCTAGTCAAAACAAGCCAAACAGTGGCCTCGCCTTTGTATATAATATTCCATTGgcaccagtgattgcaaaaggcgctcgggcgctcgggcgaggcgaggcgaggcccgagcgcctcgctaatgtcccaggcggcgcgcttcaaacaggcgccgcctgggcgctcgcccgagcccaggcgctgggcgcttcgggcgagcgcctgggtaaaccaaggcgaccgaaccagaattttaggtctggttcggtcctggttcggttattagttggttcaatcgaaccaactaaaccgatataaccccaaccctaacccgaaccctaacccaacactaacctgctgccgctctcgatcccgatcccgatcgcgatctcgtcgctcgctgccgctgctctcgctgccgctgctcgccggtgtcgctgctcgcgcctcccgcgagccctctcgctgctcgcgcctcctgcgagcccttccgctgctcgcgcctcctgcgagccctctcgcctcctgtgagccctcccgcgagccttcccgctgctcgcgcctccctcgaggcctcccgctgctcgcaccttcctctccctttccctttcccgctgtcgctgccgccgctcgccgctgctgctgctgttgccgctcgccgctgctgctgccgccgctcgccgctactgttgccgccgccgctcgccgctactgccgccgccgctgctgccgctcgccaatgcttcctcgtttctccatcaggctcagtatactcttaatattaagtttatttgatttttaaaatgattaattttctgttaatagattaataatatattattttgattgtaatgttattaatttttatttatttgaaattattgttaggtttcaacataaatggcaagtgcagaaagcaactcaatagagtctccaatggtatcaaaaaaagatcctgcatggaagtataattatttgaaggatccgaaagatcctaatgcagtgacttgcatattctgcgataagactaccagaggttgtatttttcgtgcaaaacaacatctagtaggaaatttcaagaatgcagcagcttgcaaaaaatgtctacctgaggtaaaagaagagttgctgaattatatgaatgaaaagaagacacaaaagaatgaatcttatgggaatttaccagaagacaatgttgaacatatcagagatgaagaagaagattattctacgagtattaacccaagtgaaaaaagagtatacgacaaaaagggaaaagaagttatgagtactaaaaaaaggtagaaaaggaccgatggatctatatatgcttcaaggatcccagaaacaacaagggcaagcaggaggctcaaaattgagacaaacaaatataagtgatgcttgtgataaagaaataagaggaagaacaattcagcacattgctcgcttcttctatcaggctggtcttccccttagtacaactcgtttagacagttttaaggatatgattgaagctattggaagatatggtgcaggattaaaacctccaagttattatgagatgcgagttccattgctgcaaaaagagttgaattatacaaatgacttactaaagggtcataaagaatcatgggcaacacatggttgctctattatgtcagatgtttggactgacaggaggcgcaggagtataattaattttatggttaattgttctttagggactatgtttgtgaagtcaatagatgcttcatcttttgtaaaatctggagataagatatatgatttacttgacaacttcgtggaagaaattggagaacaaaatatcgttcaaatcataaccgacaatggaagcaactatgttttagctggtaatattcatcttttgattttgttaattattttatcttcaattaagtgtgttaaactcttaagtcttatcatttttgttatcctttgtctcaggtaaattgcttgaatcaaaaagacaacacttgtattggactccatgtgcagcacattgtattgatttaatgttggaagatattggaaagatcttagaaatcaagaaaaccttagaaagggcaatttttgttgttggatttctttataatcacattggggctttgaatatgatgagagaatttacagggaataaagaattagtgagacatggtgttacccgatttgctacttcattcttgacattacagagcgtgcatcgtcaaaaacatactttgagaaatatgtttacctctgagaaatgggtgacaagcatgggcaaaagaagcaaaaggcaagagggctgctgatatcatcttaatgccatccttttggaatcatgtagtttatatattaaaggtaatgagcccttttgttcgagtccttcgattggtggataatgaaaataagcctgcaatgggatatatttatgaggttatggatagagcaaaggagacgattaaaagatcttttaatgaaaatgaagaaaaatatgagaaaatttttacaatcattgacgaaagatggaattgtcaacttcatcgtcccttacatgcagcaggatattatttgaaccctgaattcttttataagattaaatctgttggatttgatgcagaagttttgagtgggttatatcagtgtgttgcaagattagttcccagtattgaggttcaagataagattattcatgaattatctttatataaaaatgctgaaggtctttttggaatttcaattgccgttcgatccaggacaactacctctccaggtattaataatttgatataattaatttcatatatattatgttactatgttattgctaataataacataaattttgcagctgaatggtggagtctatttggaaattccaccccgaacttacagaaatttgctgtcaaagtacttagtttgacatgtagtgcttcgggttgtgaacgaaactggagtgtctttgagcatgtaagtattactaaatatttttattttaattaatttatttatttagatatatgtattaatatatttttaaattatatgacatgacagattcactcgaagagaagaaatcggttagaacatcaacgattgcacgatcttgtttacataaagtataatcaagctttgaagactcgtcatgatttgaaaaatagatttgattcaatctcattacaagatattgatgattcaaatgagtggttaataggagaaatgggtgctaacttgcaagatgctgaagacgagcttgtatttgaagatgatagattgacgtggggagatgtggcaagagcttcaggtgctggagaattacaaacatatacaagacagatgtcaaagagaaaaatgagtgcaaaagcatcaagttcGGCtcttgctattgttgaagacatagagaatgaaacatatcttgatgaagaggaaggaatcgaagaacaaaaggaagaagacgaattcaatgaagatgatttgtgtgaaaatgacgataatattgattatgatgaatgactttgatgtaaaatgttaatgttttgaattttgaaactttttgttaatgtgacattatgattttgtatcttagattttcttaatttaatagcatatttttatttaaaattttaaataattatatttattaattatattatatatttttatattttagcgcctcgcttcgctcgggcgagcgcctgggcgagcgcctagcgcctcgggcgtttttggaccttggcgccttttggcgcctagcgctttttaaatcactgattggcACAACACTAGCATAACtgtgacttagctgattttgtctAAATAATGCGACACCCTTCTTATGTTCGTTTGCAAAGGATATTTTatagcaaggattttaatttcgaataatactgctcgtaccgggcggtactgtCGATCGGGGTTGCTTCTATCTCGTTACCACCCTAAATCGGTTTGTGACAGTCGATTTCGATCGTCACTGCCCGTTACCgggtggtattagccgagggagagctga
Coding sequences within:
- the LOC135651695 gene encoding uncharacterized protein LOC135651695 isoform X1, with the translated sequence MPSFWNHVVYILKVMSPFVRVLRLVDNENKPAMGYIYEVMDRAKETIKRSFNENEEKYEKIFTIIDERWNCQLHRPLHAAGYYLNPEFFYKIKSVGFDAEVLSGLYQCVARLVPSIEVQDKIIHELSLYKNAEGLFGISIAVRSRTTTSPAEWWSLFGNSTPNLQKFAVKVLSLTCSASGCERNWSVFEHIHSKRRNRLEHQRLHDLVYIKYNQALKTRHDLKNRFDSISLQDIDDSNEWLIGEMGANLQDAEDELVFEDDRLTWGDVARASGAGELQTYTRQMSKRKMSAKASSSALAIVEDIENETYLDEEEGIEEQKEEDEFNEDDLCENDDNIDYDE